The window GATCATCTGACGCAGCACGTGCTTGTCCTGTACGATCTTTTTGTAGTAGCTGTAGTGCGAAGGCACTGGCACAAAGCTAAACAACTCCGTGATCATCGCCGGGCCACCCACGCGGTCCAGCAGCCCCTGGTCGCGCAGGGCGTTCGTCACCATCACCGGATCCACCGGCAGGTTCTTGTCATAGAAGGACAAGAGCATTTCATAAACCGTGCGGTTCGCTTCGTGATAAAAAGCAGCGGCAGGTAAGGTAACACGGCTTTCGCTCAGCCGCTCGTTCGGGTCCTGCAACAGGCTGGAGATAACCCCCTTTTCAGCCTCATCACTGAAAGGCAGCGCACGGTTGATGTTCGCCAGCAGTTCCTCAGCCGTCGGGATCTCATTGCGCTTGCGACCAAAGGGATTGGCCTGCGGTTTGGCGGCAGCTTTATCAGGGATTTCTCCTGGAGCTGCGGCGGCCTGGACAAGGTTGGAAACGGATTCTGCCATGTCCCCGCAACCATGGAGAAAGGTGTGGGCAATGCAATCACAGCAGCTGTGTATAACTTTCTTCGATTTGTGAAAAACTCCTGACTGGTCACGAAGGTATCACTCTGCGTAAGATGCAGATTCTTTTTCCCGTTCCCTACGCCCCCATGCTCCGACCATCCACTGCCCTTGCCCTCCTCGCCGGACTGACGGCGAGCGTCTTAGCAGCCAAGCCCGACAAGCCTGCCAAGAAAGAAAAGGAATTCGTCGCGGCTAAACCGGCCTTCACGCCGAGTGCCGATACGCCCGCCTTTGATCCTGCCAAGGTGACTCCTCAACACCTGGATACCAGCATGTTCAAAGTGCCCGAGGGCCTGGAGATCTCCGTGTGGGCCACCTCGCCGATGCTTTTTAACCCGGCCAATATGGACGTGGACCACGCAGGCCGCATCTGGGTAGCTGAAGGTGTGAATTACCGCCGCCACAGTGGCCGCAGCCGTGAGGGGGATGCCATCCGCGTGCTGCAAGACACCAATGGCGATGGCAAGGCCGATGAGTCCCACGTCTTTGTGCGTGAGAAAGAGCTGGAGTGCCCCCTGGGCGTGGCCGTGTTTGACAACGTCATCGTCGTCTCCAATACCCCGAACATGATCGTCTATACCGACGTGAACCGGGACCTGAAATTTGATCCCACGGTGGACAAACGGGAAGTTCTTCTGAGTGGCTTTGAGCAGGCCCAGCATGATCACAGCCTGCACTCCGTCTATGCCGGGCCCGATGGCCGTTGGTACTTTAGCAACGGTAACTGTGGCGCCCAGTTCAGCGACAAAAGCGGCAATACCTTCCGCATCGGCAGCGGTTATCTAAACAACTCGTATGTCGGCCAAAAGAGCGACGACGGTCACGTGTATGCCGGGGGCTTCACCGCCAGCATTGATCCCAGCGGCCACAATGCCCGTATCCTGGGTTACAACTACCGCAACAGCTACGAAGGCGTGCGCAACTCCTTCGGGGATATGTTCCTGAATGATAATGACGATCCACCGGCCTGCCGCGTCAGTCACCTCATCGAAGGCGGCAGTTTTGGTTTCTTCTCCCCCGATGGCAAGCGCCAGTGGCGTGCCGACAAACGCCCCGGCCAGACCATTCCCGTGGCCGAATGGCGTCAAGATGATCCCGGCAGCATCCCTGCGGGCGATGTCTATGGCGGCGGTGCCCCTACCGGCATGTGTTTTTATGAAAACGGTGCCCTGGGCGACAAATGGAAGGGCCTGCTGCTGAGCTGCGAAACCGGCCGCAATGTGGTCTTTGGTTACCTGCCGAAACCCGATGGCGCAGGCTTCAAACTGGAGCGTTTTGACTTCTGCACCACGAACACTACGGGCGTCTTCAAAGGCAGTGATTTCGTCGGCGGCAAGGACAACATGTCTGACGAAAGCCACACCCTCTTCCGCCCCAGCGATGTCTGTGTCGGCGCAGACGGTGCTATCTACGTGAGCGACTGGTTCGACAAACGCACCGGCGGTCACCAGGACACGGACGAAACCTGCAGCGGCACCATCTACCGCATCGCGCCGAAAGGCAGCAAACCCCAGACCGCGAAGATCAACTTCGACAGTATCGAAGGACAGATCGCTGCGCTGAAATCCCCGGCTAACAACGTCCGCCACACCGGTTTTGTGAAGCTCAAGGAACAGGGAGACAAGGCCGTAGCCGCCGTCGCAGCCTTGGCTGAAGATAAGAACCCCTATCTCGCAGCCCGTGCCATTTGGCTGCTGGCCCAAATGGGTGAAAACGCTAGCCTGCGCATCCGCCCCTGGTTGGAGTCCGATGACGAAAACAAGCGCCTCGTTGCCCTCCGCGCACTCCGTGCCGCTGGTGGAGATCTGATGGATCTTTTCAACAGCATGGCAGCCGATGGCTCTGCCGCCGTCCGTCGCGAAGTCTCCGTCGCCATGCGCGATGTGCCGTTTGCTCAGAGTGGCAATATCCTGGTGGAACTGGCCAAGCGTTACAGCGGCAAAGACCGCTCCTACCTGGAAGCCTGGGGTATCGGCTGCACGGGCAAGGAAGCCGAAGTGTGGGCCGCCCTGAAAAAAGCCAGCAATGGCACCCCAGCCGAAGAATGGACGGATGCCTTCGCCCAGGCAACCTGGCGTCTGCACCCCGCTGCCGCCGTTGAATCCGTGAAGGCCCGTGCCGTTTCTGCCAAGCTCAGCCCCCAGCAGCGCAAGCTCGCTCTCGACACCCTCGCCTTCACCCAGGATGCCAGTGCCGCCCAGGCCATGCTGGCCGTGGCGAAGGACAAAGAATCTCCCATCCATGGTGATGCCATGTGGTGGCTGATCAACCGCAGCACCAACGACTGGAAAGACTACAACATCGCAGGCGAACTCAAAGCCCAGGGCATCTTCGATCCTGAAGCCGCCAAGCTCGTCACCATCGAGATTCCCCCAGCTACCCCTAGCCTCGTGAAACTTGAAGATGTGACGAAACTTAAGGGCAATGCCAAAAACGGCTCCTCCCTCGTCGTCCGCTGCGTGATGTGCCACCAGATCAACCACCAGGGCGTCGAATTCGGCCCCAGCTTGCAGGGATGGGGTCTTAGCCAGCCGACCGACATCATCGCCCAGGCCATTCTGGAGCCCAGCAAAGACATCGCCCACGGCTTTGACGGTGTGGAGATTGTCACCAAGGACGGCATCAAAATCCACGGTATGGTCCTGACCGAAGGCGATGTGCTCATCGTCCGCAGCATGGGAGGCCAGACGCAGTTTGTACCGAAAAGCCGCATCGCCAGCAAAAAGAAAATGGACCGCTCCCTCATGCTCAGCGGCACCCAGCTCGGCCTCACCGCCCAGGACGTGGCCGACATCGTCGCCTACATGCGCCAGGCGGAGTAGTTAATCACAGCTCCAACGGGTGGGAAATCGCAGTCTTAGAGGCCGCATTTCTCACCCGTTTTCATTTCTACAGACGTTGATTCAGGCAGCGCCTGCACCTCCAGAAGGCAGAAAGGATTCCCATTCCCCCAAGAGTTTCACTTTTCATCCGTCAGATTGCCCCCATAATCGCGCGCTCAGACTTACATGGAACGCCGCCCCCCTAAAACCGCCCCTTGGACCATCAACGACAGCGCCGACCTTTACGGCATTCGTGAATGGGGTCATGGTTACTTCGATGTCTCTCCCAAAGGCGAAGTCGTCGTTAACTTAAAGGATGGCAAGAAACCGAAGCCGGTTTCTTTGTCTGAAATCGTCAAGGGCCTGCGCGAACGCGGCACCCAGCTCCCGGTGCTGATCCGCTTTGGCGATCTGCTGCGCTGGCGCATTGACGAACTCAATGAAGGTTTTCACTCCGCCATCAAGGAAGCCAAGTACCAGGGCCTGTATCGCGGTGTTTATCCCATCAAGGTGAACCAGCAGCAGGAAGTCATCGAAGAGATCACACGCTACGGTCGCAAGTATCACTACGGACTCGAAGCCGGCAGCAAGCCAGAGCTCATCGCAGCCCTGGCCTACATGCACGATCCTGAAGCCTACATCGTTTGCAATGGTTACAAGGATGAAGAGTTCATTGACCTCGCCCTGAATGCCCAAAAAATGGGCCTGCAGGTCATCCTGGTGCTGGAAATGCCCAGCGAGCTGGCCCTGATCCTGGAACGCTCCAAAAAGATGGGGGTGCGCCCGACTCTCGGCGTTCGTTTCCGCCTCAGCGCAGAAAGCGCCGGCTACTGGAGCGGCTCCGGCGGCGACGCCAGCGTCTTTGGTCTGAACATTAGCCAGCTCATGGGCGTGGTGGATCACCTTCGTGACCAGGGCATGCTCGACTGCCTGCGCATGCTGCATTACCACCAGGGCTCTCAGATCCCGAACATTCGCGCCATCCGCCAGGCGGTGACCGAAGCCACCCGCGTCTATTGCGGTCTGGTCAAAGAAGGTGCCCGCATGGGCATTCTGGATCTGGGCGGCGGCCTCGCCATCAGTTATGACGGCTTTAAGGGCGCTACCTCAGCCTCCAGCAACTACGGCACCAAGGAATACTGTGCCGACGTCATCGAAGCCATCACCGAGGTCACTGCCGAAGCAGGCGTGCCGCATCCGGACATCATCACGGAATCTGGTCGCGCTGTCGTCGCGTACTATTCCGTCCTGGTCATCAATATCCTGGATGTAAACCGCTTTGAGCCGGGCCGTGGCAAGATCGAGCTACACAAAGACTCTCCCCAACTTCTCCATAACCTCGCCGAACTGCGCGAGGAATTCGGCAAGGATGTCTCCAAACTAACACGTGACCGCGTGCAGGAGATCTACAACGACGCCGTCTATTACCGCGACAAGCTGCGCACCGAATTCAACTACGGCAAAGTCGGCCTGCGCGAGCGCTCTCAGGGTGAGGAAATGTACTGGTCCATCATGAGCTGGATCTCCGGCAAGCTGGAGTCTGTGGGCCACGATGGCAGCCAAATGGAGCGCATGAGCACCGTCATGACGGATTACTATTACGGTAACTTCAGCGTCTTCCAGAGCCTTCCTGACCTTTGGGCCATTGACCAGATCTTCCCGGTCATGCCGATCCATCGTCTCAAGGAAAAGCCGACACGCAATGCAGTGCTTTCCGACATCACCTGCGACAGTGACGGCAAGATTGATAAATTCGCCCACGGCGGAGAAATCTGCGGCAGCCTGCCGCTGCACGATCCAGACTTTGAAAAAGGTGAGGACTACATGCTGGGTATCTTCCTCGTCGGTGCCTACCAGGAAACCCTGGGTGATTTGCACAATTTGTTAGGCGACACCAACGTGGTGAGCGTCAGCATCGAAAACGGCAAGCTGAAGTACCGCCGTGAGCAGGAAGGCGACAGCGTCTCCGAAGTGCTAAGCTACGTTGAATACGATCCGAAAGACCTCGCCACCCGTTTTCGCAACTTGGCCGAAAGCGCAGTTGTCTCCAAACGCATCACAGCTACTGAGCGCCGTGAGATCATGGGTGCTTACGATGCAGGTCTGCGTGGCTACACGTATTTCGAAACCTAATTTTTAGTTCTCCTGGCTTTTTATGCGCAGTCTCCTACTCCTCCTAGCCGCATCCCTTCTTGCCTCCTGCATCAGTTTTCCACGTGCTCAGATGCAAGCACGGGAACGCAGTCTGCAAAGTGATCAACCAGCCGATGGCACCGAGCCCGTGGGAGACATTCCTGCGGTCAAAACACGGGAGAATTTTAAGGATCGTTACTTCCGTTAATGGGTTCACGAGGGGCATTTATATGCCCTTCAACGGGATCAGATTCGGGCAAGCCTATTCCCTGGCTTGCCTCTTTCTGCGCCATGGCGTAAATCATCGTCCGCATGGTCCACATCTCCATTCGCGATCTTACCAAAAGCTTCGGCTCTCTGACGGTCCTTGACCGAGTGAACTTGGAGATCGGCGAGGGTGAATTATTCTTTCTTCTTGGTCCCAGCGGATGTGGGAAGACCACACTGCTGCGTCACATTGCCGGATTTTATCAGCCTGACAGCGGCCAGATTTTTTTGGATGAAGAGGATGTCACTCGCCTTCCCGCCCATAAGCGTGGCACGGGCATGATGTTTCAAAGCTATGCCCTCTGGCCTCACCTGAATGTCGCCCAAAACGTGGCCTTCGGTCTTGAGGAAAGAAAACGCCCGCGCCCTGAGATCGAACAGCGCGTGGCAGATGCACTCGATCTAGTGCAACTCAGTGGCCTCGGCACCCGTCGCATCGCGCAGCTTTCCGGCGGGCAGCAGCAGCGTGTCGCTCTGGCCCGTGCCCTCGTCATTCGGCCCCGCTGTCTACTCTTGGATGAGCCTCTTTCAAATCTGGATGCCAAGCTGCGGCATGAAATGCGTTCGGAGATCCGCCGTATTTGCAAAGAGTTCGGCCTCACTGGTATCTATGTCACCCATGACCGGGATGAGGCCCTCAGCATGGCAGACCGCCTCGCCATCATGGACGGAGGCCGCATTGCACAGCTAGGCACGCCTGAGGAGGTCTATCGCCATCCCGCCTCCCCCATGGTGGCGGAGTTCATCGGGGAAACCAATTTCATTTCTGGCACGGTTCAGGCCCATGCCGCGAGTGGTCTGTATGAGGTAAAGACCGCGTTTAGCACGCTACGTGCCCGGTTGAATTCACCAGACTGGCACCCACATCATGGTGAAAAAGTGCTCCTCTCCATCCGACCTGAGTCACTCACTTTTGGCCATCTCGTGGACTCGCCGAATCATTTCGCGGGGCGCATTACAGACACGACCTACCTAGGATCCACAGTCCAGTACGCGCTACAGATTGATGGAGGTCCGAAAATCAAAGTCTGCGAGACCAATCCTCGAGAAATTCGCACGCCTTCCGCTGATGTAGTCCGCGCTGTCGCTCAGCCGCATGACCTCGTCATGCTGAAAGATGAATGACCATGAGGTCACTTGACGGAGCATAATCTGCCCGATTCACAGCGTTAATGTCCTCTATAGGGAAGTCCTCCTTGGACCTTTCCTTCCTTTACGGCAGTCAGTCTGCTCCCGCATCATGAACGACCGTTACCAAATCATTTCCACGCTCGCCACAGGCGGCACCGGCAGCATCCTGCAGGCCTGGGATAAAATTCAGAATCGTGACGTCGCCATCAAGCGCCTGCGTAGCGATGGCCACCACCCAGAAGCCCTACTGCGGGAGGCCCGAGCTTTGTATGCCGTGCGTCATCCAGGCATCGTGACCATCCATGAATACGGCAGCGACGAAGAGGGCGCTTTCTTGATCATGGAACTGATCAAAGGAGAATCACTCGAACATCGCCTCAGCCAGGGACCTCTTTCCTTGCCCCATTTTAAAACCCTCGTTCATCAAACCCTTGAGGCCATCCGTGTCGCTCATGAGGCGGGTATCATCCATCGTGATCTAAAGCCCGAGAATATCTTGCTGCCGTGGCATCGTGACGGCCATTTTGAAAGTAAGATCATTGACTTCGGTCTCTCGCAGGCCGCGCCTCTCAGTGGAGCTCAGCAAGATTCCATGATCGGCTCCATCCACTACATGGCCCCAGAGCAATTTGGCAGTGGTCATGTGGATGTGCGGACAGATCTCTATGCTCTCGGCTGCATCTATTATCAGGCCCTCACAGGCAAGCTGGCCTTCCCTGGCGAGGAAAAGATCCACGTCATCACGGCCCATTTGTACCCTCCACACGAGGCGCTCTCCGCGCTGCGCCCAGACCTGAGTGACGAGCTTTGCACTTGGGTGCATCAACTCCTTTCTGTGCAACCTGCGGGGCGACCCACCAGTGCCGCCCAGGCATTGACCAGCTTTCACCACTTAGGCCCCCATCTCCAGGTACAGACCGCCAGTCTGCTAGAGTCAGAAACTCCTTCAGTTATGATTTTGGAAGAGGAGGAAGTCCCTGCCGTCTTAGTGGCCGAAGATGAGGAAGATCAGCCCGAAGCCGACACGGGCACCCAGCTCATGGCCGTGCAAGAGGAGGATGCTCCAGAAGCACCAGTCCCATCTCCCATCCGAAAGCCCTATCAAACGCCCACCACTCAAAAAAGCGTCACCCCGCTGCCAGGGAAACCCGCCGCAAAACGAAAGCTAGGATTGCACTTCATCCTCGCCGCTTTTGTGGTCATTCTTGGGCTTCAGTTGGCCATCGTCAGCTACTTTAAATTCACGGGCCGTGGTGAACGTGAACAGCGTTTTAACGAGCTCACGGCCAGTCCCCAGCCCCAAGGATCCGACCTGGATGTGAAGATCCTTCTAGAGTTCCTGGATACAAACGCGACTCGTGACCAAGCTGCGCAGACACTCACACGTCTCACAGGTGGAAGCTACATTGACGATCTCATTTTGGAGCATTTGAGCCAGCGTCGAGATCATTCAGCCGCCGCAAAAATGGTGGAAGTCATCGGCCGTCGGCGCAGCCCTGGCGCGTTCGCGGTCATTCTCCCACTCACCGAAGATTCACGTCGCGAAGTCCGCCTTGCTGCCTGGATCGCTCTGGGGCGTGTCACCTCCGCTGCTGAGCTGCCTCAACTCCTGCCCCTGGCCCTCAGCAGCCCTACCCGCGATCATGAAATGGTCGAAACCCAACTCGTATCCGCCATTGAAAATGCCGAGGACCGCCCTCTCGCAGCCCAGCATGTTTTGAAAACCTATCGCAGTATTGCCAAGGGAGAATCACGCGTCTTGCTTTTCAATGTGCTGACCCGCGTCGGTGGTGAAGGTGTCATGGATCTCGTCAAGGAAGCCATTGCCGACCCGGCTCAAAACGTGCGCCTAGCCGCCATCACCGTCTTGTCAAAATACCCCACGCACGAACCACTGGCCGCCATCACTACCCGGCTGCCGCTAGAGCCAGACCCCACCTGTCGAATCTTTCTGCTCCTCGCTGCACGTGAACTTGTCAGCAAACCAGGCCCCAGTTCTCAGCAAAATCTCTTTCTGCATGCACAGAGTCTCTACAGCAATGCCAATGGCAGCGATGAAAAAAGCTACGTGCTCAATGTATTGAGCCGCATCATGGCCCCCGGCACCGCGACCTTCTTTGAAACGTTTCGGGATGAAACGGACCCTGAGCTCACCCGAGAGGCGCGTGAATTAGGCCAGACCTTCCGCACACGCCTCAGCCGCGTGGTGCAGGTTACTCCTGGGAAAAGTGCCACCTCCCTTCCCGCTGATAAAGCCGACCATCGTTCCGATGGCACCTTAACCCTGGATCAGGACGCACTCGTCAACTGGACGCAAAATGATGACTGGGCTTCATGGCTGGTCGAATTACCCGCCAATGGAACCTATGAAATCGCCATTTATCAGGCGCATGATCGAGACCCATTGGGTACGTACGAAGTGTTGCTTGCAGGCCAGACACTCCTGACCGCGGTGGTCAATACGGGCAGCAAAACCGATTATAAAGGCTTTGTCGTCGGCAGTATCCAAGTGGACCAACCTGGCATCTACCGCCTGCAACTGCGGCCGAAAACACTGCCACCTGAAGGAGACCTTTTCCGCGTCCAACGCCTGACCATGAAGGCGCTTTAAAGAATCTGCGGCCACTCTCAAACACGGAGAGCAGCCCAAGAAAGCGCGAACTTAAGACCTCTCTTTGGCCAGCTTGTTGTACTTCTCGACCAACTCATTGAACTCCTTGGTGCGAGCATTCAGTTTGTTGATCAGGTCATCTCGTTCCCCCACCAGCAGTCGAAGATTGGCATTGGCTTTCTCGATCGCTTCATTCTGAGCGCTGACTTCGGTATTGCGTTCTTTGATCGCATCTGTGCCTTTGCCCGCCAGTTGTTTATAGGCATCCACCTCCGACTTTAGCAAAGCAGCTTCCTTCATCCACAGGGCAAGGCTGTAGCCACGCCCTTTTTGATCTTCCGTCAGCATTTGTACCTTTTCCGTCGCGTCTAAGAGGGCAGCTTCGATTTCGGTTCTGAGATGGCTGATGCGAGAGATCTCTTGCTCAAAACGCTGAGCTTTTTCTTCAAATTCGGTGCGCAATTTATTCTCAGCAATCAGCATCTCAGTGAGTTCGTCAATGCGACGATGCAACTTAAACTCGCGCTGCCACTGGGCGGCACAAATCCCGCAGAGCCCCAGGACGATCAGGACCAGTAACCAATAGAGGAAGGTCTTCATTTCGCAGGTGAAGGCGCCACCACAGGTGCAGTGCCTGTAGGTTTGACATTGAAAGCTACTTTGCTAAATCCAGCACGGCGCACAGCATCCAGAGTCTTCACCATGTCAGCGTGGCGGGTATCCGCATCGCCACTGATGTAAACTGGCGTATTTGGGTCTTTTCTAAAGCGATCCTTCAGTCGCACTTCGAGATCCGGCATGGAGATCTGCATGGTGTCCAGAAACACATCTCCTTTGGGATTGACCCCTAAATTAATCATGTCCGGCTTCAGGTCAGACTGGGTGGCCACGGCCATGGGCAGATTCACCTTGATGGTTTGCTGCTTGGTCATGGTGAGGCTCACCATCATGAAAGAAGCCAGCAGGAAGAACATCACGTCAATCAGAGGGATGATCTCCAGCCGTGTCTTTTTATGAGCAATGGGAGAATGAATTTTCACGAGAAAACAAAGAGTAAGTTAGGCAAACAATGACCGGAGGAACCGTGGGGCCACAGCATGAATGATTCTCGATCAGGACTTCTTGGTCACCTGATCAAAACCGTGTTGAGCCGCCAGGATGAGCACATTGTTCGCCGCAGCTTCCAGCTCAAACTGGAGTTTCGCGAGACGACTGTGGAAATAATTCATCGGCACCAAGGTGGCGATTGCGATGCCCAGCCCCGCCGCTGTGGCGATCAGAGCTTCGCCAATCCCTCCCGTCACTTTTTCCACAGCCAGTTCCGAATCTCCGATGGAGGAAAACGACCCCATGATTCCCGTCACAGTGCCTAACAGCCCCAGCAGCGGTCCCAGTGTGACCACCGTATCCATCGCCCCAAGGAAGCGACCTGCGGCCTGCAATTCATGACCTGCAGCCACTTCCAAAGCACCCTGCATCGAGCTGTGCTGATGCTTCAGTCCATGGTGAACCATGCGCACCACAGGATCATTCGTTTGGGCAGAAAGCGCGATGGCCTTGGCCAAATCCCCCGACTCCAAAGTCGCATAGACGTTCTCCAATTGTTTACTGTTGCGTTGGGCGCTGAAACGCAGCCACCAGAAAATGCGCTCTACCAACACACAGACAGCAAAGATCCCCACCACCAAGATGGGATACATGATGGGGCCGCCATCATGGATGAGTTTGATAACGACGTTGGCGAGGGGGAGGTGCGGGAGCATTGATTTGGAGGGGAAAACTAAACGACTCGGATCCATCTCACGGACGACCAAAGCCTGAGAAAGATCTCTTCAGAGAATCTTGGTCACTTAATCGCAAAAGTAACTGGTTGGTTGACGGAGCCAATTTGACCTGGGATGAGCCAATTCCGACAAATCCATGAAGCGATCTGACTCTGCTCCGCAGCGGTGAATCCACCATTGATGCAGCTACTGGAGATCACGGCTGCGTATTCCACTTTTCCAGAAGGACTCACTTTGAGGCTGAACATCAGTTTACCTTCTACCTTTCGACTTCTGGCCCCCGAGGGATACGGAGGTTGAGGACGTTTATTCCCCCTGCCAGAACCAGAGCCGATGCGGCCAGCGCCACCATTTCCACCACCGCTGCCTTCCGTTCCCCCCGCCGTGGTCACGGTGCTGCTAGCCCGGCTGCTGCGCGGTCTGGCAGCCACCGCCTTCGGTTTGGGTTTGGGCTTCGGCGTCACCGGATCCACAGGTTTAATGGCCACCTCGATCTTGGGTGCTGCGGGAACTGTAAACACATCCTCCGTCACCAAAGCATCCGTCATCTCGGGCAGATCCTGCATCTCCAGAGGGATCTCAACTGGTTCGGGTACTTCCAGCGTTTCATCCACAGGGACATCCGTGGGGTTTTCATTCAGACTTTCTTCTGTAGCAGGCAGGTCAGCCATGGACATATCTGTGGATAAATTATCCACCGCACCCAAACCCGCTCTTCCCGAAAAAGTGATGGGCTCAAAACCACGAAACTTCAGCAGGCCGACCATGCCAATGAGCAAGAACGTGCCTGCAATAGCCACCAACCAAGAAAGCCCAAATAGACTTTCTTCAGAACGCCGCACCTGCCAACTACCTGCAACACGCGCTCGCCCGCCCACATTAGACTGAGTAGGCAGACTCATCGCGGTCGGAGTTGAGAGGTAGGCCAGGTTGGACATGGGCGGAATGAAATTGAGATACGTTTGCGACAATGGCTATTGATCAGTCGCCGTCAAGAAGCTATTGCGACCCATTCTCACAAAATAACACTTTAAATTGCGCTCATGCCTCCGCCCTCTATCCCAGATCAAGCCCACGCCGAGGCCAACCAATGGACCTTGCACGGCATCGACCTGCTGGAAAGGGGGGATAGAGATGCCCTGCTAGAGGCTCAGGCGTGTTTTGAGCAGGCCATCTCGCTCCGTCAGTTTCTGCCCCTAGATTCCCATCCGCTCTATCGCTGGGGTTTAACCGCTGGCTGGATGAACCGAGCTGATGTGCTCACCCGTCTGGGAGGTCCTGCGCGCATCCAAGAAGCCCTGCGCAGTTACGATATCGCCATCGCCCATCTTCATCAGCTTCCCCTGGAAACAAATCCCCTATTCCGTTGGCGGCTCAGCCTCGCCTGGATGAATCGTGGCCTCACTCTTCAAGCCTTCGAGGATGAGTCCTCACTGGAATTAGCTATACGCCACTTTGATACGGCGATTCAGGTCATGCAGTGTCATGAAGATAGCCCGCGTGCCGACTACCAACAGGTGCAAGCCGCCGCCTGGATGAACCGCGCCAGCACCCTCCTGCGTCAAGCAGCCCCCGATTGGGCACTCGCGGCCG of the Prosthecobacter dejongeii genome contains:
- a CDS encoding ABC transporter ATP-binding protein, whose product is MVHISIRDLTKSFGSLTVLDRVNLEIGEGELFFLLGPSGCGKTTLLRHIAGFYQPDSGQIFLDEEDVTRLPAHKRGTGMMFQSYALWPHLNVAQNVAFGLEERKRPRPEIEQRVADALDLVQLSGLGTRRIAQLSGGQQQRVALARALVIRPRCLLLDEPLSNLDAKLRHEMRSEIRRICKEFGLTGIYVTHDRDEALSMADRLAIMDGGRIAQLGTPEEVYRHPASPMVAEFIGETNFISGTVQAHAASGLYEVKTAFSTLRARLNSPDWHPHHGEKVLLSIRPESLTFGHLVDSPNHFAGRITDTTYLGSTVQYALQIDGGPKIKVCETNPREIRTPSADVVRAVAQPHDLVMLKDE
- a CDS encoding PVC-type heme-binding CxxCH protein — its product is MLRPSTALALLAGLTASVLAAKPDKPAKKEKEFVAAKPAFTPSADTPAFDPAKVTPQHLDTSMFKVPEGLEISVWATSPMLFNPANMDVDHAGRIWVAEGVNYRRHSGRSREGDAIRVLQDTNGDGKADESHVFVREKELECPLGVAVFDNVIVVSNTPNMIVYTDVNRDLKFDPTVDKREVLLSGFEQAQHDHSLHSVYAGPDGRWYFSNGNCGAQFSDKSGNTFRIGSGYLNNSYVGQKSDDGHVYAGGFTASIDPSGHNARILGYNYRNSYEGVRNSFGDMFLNDNDDPPACRVSHLIEGGSFGFFSPDGKRQWRADKRPGQTIPVAEWRQDDPGSIPAGDVYGGGAPTGMCFYENGALGDKWKGLLLSCETGRNVVFGYLPKPDGAGFKLERFDFCTTNTTGVFKGSDFVGGKDNMSDESHTLFRPSDVCVGADGAIYVSDWFDKRTGGHQDTDETCSGTIYRIAPKGSKPQTAKINFDSIEGQIAALKSPANNVRHTGFVKLKEQGDKAVAAVAALAEDKNPYLAARAIWLLAQMGENASLRIRPWLESDDENKRLVALRALRAAGGDLMDLFNSMAADGSAAVRREVSVAMRDVPFAQSGNILVELAKRYSGKDRSYLEAWGIGCTGKEAEVWAALKKASNGTPAEEWTDAFAQATWRLHPAAAVESVKARAVSAKLSPQQRKLALDTLAFTQDASAAQAMLAVAKDKESPIHGDAMWWLINRSTNDWKDYNIAGELKAQGIFDPEAAKLVTIEIPPATPSLVKLEDVTKLKGNAKNGSSLVVRCVMCHQINHQGVEFGPSLQGWGLSQPTDIIAQAILEPSKDIAHGFDGVEIVTKDGIKIHGMVLTEGDVLIVRSMGGQTQFVPKSRIASKKKMDRSLMLSGTQLGLTAQDVADIVAYMRQAE
- a CDS encoding protein kinase domain-containing protein, producing MNDRYQIISTLATGGTGSILQAWDKIQNRDVAIKRLRSDGHHPEALLREARALYAVRHPGIVTIHEYGSDEEGAFLIMELIKGESLEHRLSQGPLSLPHFKTLVHQTLEAIRVAHEAGIIHRDLKPENILLPWHRDGHFESKIIDFGLSQAAPLSGAQQDSMIGSIHYMAPEQFGSGHVDVRTDLYALGCIYYQALTGKLAFPGEEKIHVITAHLYPPHEALSALRPDLSDELCTWVHQLLSVQPAGRPTSAAQALTSFHHLGPHLQVQTASLLESETPSVMILEEEEVPAVLVAEDEEDQPEADTGTQLMAVQEEDAPEAPVPSPIRKPYQTPTTQKSVTPLPGKPAAKRKLGLHFILAAFVVILGLQLAIVSYFKFTGRGEREQRFNELTASPQPQGSDLDVKILLEFLDTNATRDQAAQTLTRLTGGSYIDDLILEHLSQRRDHSAAAKMVEVIGRRRSPGAFAVILPLTEDSRREVRLAAWIALGRVTSAAELPQLLPLALSSPTRDHEMVETQLVSAIENAEDRPLAAQHVLKTYRSIAKGESRVLLFNVLTRVGGEGVMDLVKEAIADPAQNVRLAAITVLSKYPTHEPLAAITTRLPLEPDPTCRIFLLLAARELVSKPGPSSQQNLFLHAQSLYSNANGSDEKSYVLNVLSRIMAPGTATFFETFRDETDPELTREARELGQTFRTRLSRVVQVTPGKSATSLPADKADHRSDGTLTLDQDALVNWTQNDDWASWLVELPANGTYEIAIYQAHDRDPLGTYEVLLAGQTLLTAVVNTGSKTDYKGFVVGSIQVDQPGIYRLQLRPKTLPPEGDLFRVQRLTMKAL
- the speA gene encoding biosynthetic arginine decarboxylase; protein product: MERRPPKTAPWTINDSADLYGIREWGHGYFDVSPKGEVVVNLKDGKKPKPVSLSEIVKGLRERGTQLPVLIRFGDLLRWRIDELNEGFHSAIKEAKYQGLYRGVYPIKVNQQQEVIEEITRYGRKYHYGLEAGSKPELIAALAYMHDPEAYIVCNGYKDEEFIDLALNAQKMGLQVILVLEMPSELALILERSKKMGVRPTLGVRFRLSAESAGYWSGSGGDASVFGLNISQLMGVVDHLRDQGMLDCLRMLHYHQGSQIPNIRAIRQAVTEATRVYCGLVKEGARMGILDLGGGLAISYDGFKGATSASSNYGTKEYCADVIEAITEVTAEAGVPHPDIITESGRAVVAYYSVLVINILDVNRFEPGRGKIELHKDSPQLLHNLAELREEFGKDVSKLTRDRVQEIYNDAVYYRDKLRTEFNYGKVGLRERSQGEEMYWSIMSWISGKLESVGHDGSQMERMSTVMTDYYYGNFSVFQSLPDLWAIDQIFPVMPIHRLKEKPTRNAVLSDITCDSDGKIDKFAHGGEICGSLPLHDPDFEKGEDYMLGIFLVGAYQETLGDLHNLLGDTNVVSVSIENGKLKYRREQEGDSVSEVLSYVEYDPKDLATRFRNLAESAVVSKRITATERREIMGAYDAGLRGYTYFET
- a CDS encoding biopolymer transporter ExbD; translation: MKIHSPIAHKKTRLEIIPLIDVMFFLLASFMMVSLTMTKQQTIKVNLPMAVATQSDLKPDMINLGVNPKGDVFLDTMQISMPDLEVRLKDRFRKDPNTPVYISGDADTRHADMVKTLDAVRRAGFSKVAFNVKPTGTAPVVAPSPAK